Proteins encoded by one window of Monoglobus pectinilyticus:
- a CDS encoding phosphoribosylanthranilate isomerase produces the protein METKIKICGLFRPEDIEAVNEAEPDFVGFVFYPKSRRYVSPEKAAELRRNLKPAIKNVGVFVNLPVEQVCDIVRIVQLDIVQLHGDEDSEYITALRDKCAEISEIWKAVRVNENLNLADVNKSASADRFVFDAYVEGYGGFGKSFDFRLLGNIDSERTILAGGLTSENIGSAVTDYAPYAVDLSSGAETDGLKDRDKIIDLVNRVRSCSKMNR, from the coding sequence ATGGAAACAAAGATTAAAATCTGCGGTCTTTTCAGGCCCGAGGATATTGAAGCGGTTAATGAAGCGGAGCCTGATTTTGTGGGATTTGTTTTTTATCCAAAAAGCAGGCGGTATGTTTCACCTGAAAAAGCGGCTGAACTGAGACGGAATCTAAAACCGGCAATAAAAAACGTAGGTGTGTTTGTTAATCTGCCAGTTGAACAGGTTTGTGATATTGTTCGGATTGTCCAACTTGATATTGTTCAGCTGCACGGGGATGAGGACAGTGAGTATATAACTGCCCTGAGAGACAAGTGCGCTGAAATATCGGAGATATGGAAAGCCGTAAGAGTTAATGAGAACCTTAACCTTGCAGATGTAAACAAGTCAGCTTCGGCAGACAGATTTGTGTTTGACGCATATGTTGAAGGCTACGGAGGTTTTGGAAAGAGTTTTGATTTTAGACTTCTTGGAAATATAGATAGTGAAAGAACCATATTGGCCGGAGGATTAACTTCTGAAAATATTGGGAGCGCCGTTACAGATTATGCGCCTTATGCGGTTGACCTCAGCAGCGGAGCGGAAACTGACGGGCTGAAAGACAGAGATAAAATAATTGACTTGGTAAATAGGGTCAGGTCTTGCAGTAAAATGAACAGATGA
- the trpD gene encoding anthranilate phosphoribosyltransferase: MISRYIKKLSEGENLSYEEAKDAMDAVLDGGATPTQISGYLMALRMKGETIDEISGSAAMMNSKAVGITPDVDDYVDCVGTGGDGTNTFNISTTAAFVIAGAGAKTAKHGNRAVSSKCGSADVLEGLGVNIMIQPEQVKECVEKIGIGFMFARTMHPCMKMVSGVRSELKIRTIFNILGPLSNPSNAKHQVIGVFSEDLTHPIANAMKNLGVTAGMAVCGIDNGMDELSIIGKTKISEVKDGKVIDYYLSPEDAGLSVAPENEIKGGTVEENVKITLDILNGEKSARRDIVVLNAGAAIYTTGIADTIEEGVRLAEEAIDSGKALEKLNQLRDMTNSFN, translated from the coding sequence ATGATTTCAAGATATATAAAAAAGCTGAGCGAGGGCGAGAACCTCAGTTATGAAGAAGCAAAAGACGCTATGGACGCTGTCCTGGACGGCGGAGCTACACCGACGCAGATAAGCGGTTATCTTATGGCTCTCCGAATGAAAGGCGAGACAATAGACGAGATTAGCGGAAGCGCGGCAATGATGAACAGCAAAGCTGTCGGCATAACGCCTGACGTTGACGACTATGTGGACTGTGTCGGAACGGGCGGCGACGGAACAAACACGTTTAATATATCAACAACCGCCGCGTTTGTTATAGCCGGAGCAGGGGCTAAGACAGCGAAGCACGGCAACCGCGCAGTATCGAGCAAGTGCGGGAGCGCAGATGTTCTGGAAGGGCTTGGGGTGAATATCATGATTCAGCCGGAGCAGGTTAAAGAATGCGTTGAGAAAATCGGTATTGGATTTATGTTTGCGAGAACTATGCACCCTTGTATGAAGATGGTTTCGGGGGTAAGAAGCGAGTTGAAGATCAGAACAATATTTAACATTCTCGGTCCGCTTTCAAATCCTTCTAATGCAAAACACCAGGTAATCGGTGTTTTTAGCGAAGATTTGACGCACCCGATAGCAAACGCTATGAAAAATCTTGGGGTTACGGCAGGTATGGCTGTTTGCGGGATTGATAACGGCATGGATGAGTTGTCTATTATAGGTAAAACGAAAATATCCGAGGTCAAAGACGGAAAGGTGATTGATTATTATCTTTCGCCTGAGGACGCGGGGCTCAGTGTCGCGCCTGAAAATGAGATAAAAGGCGGTACGGTTGAAGAAAATGTTAAAATAACTCTTGATATATTAAATGGCGAAAAGAGTGCGAGAAGGGACATAGTTGTTCTCAATGCGGGAGCCGCTATTTATACAACCGGAATCGCTGATACGATCGAAGAGGGCGTCAGGCTGGCAGAAGAGGCAATAGACAGCGGAAAGGCGCTGGAGAAATTGAACCAGCTTAGGGATATGACAAACAGCTTTAATTAA
- a CDS encoding anthranilate synthase component II — MILIIDNYDSFTYNLFQCVGTLVPDILVYRNDKITVQEIRKMKPERIIISPGPGYPDDAGICIELIREFYKELPILGVCLGHQSIGEAMGGKTIHAPRLMHGKTDRIKIVDKSSRVFSGFVGDTAEVGRYHSLVTDKDCLPECMKVTAVSGDGAVMAMEHKEYPLFGMQFHPESVLTPDGPKMIENFLRI, encoded by the coding sequence ATGATTTTGATAATAGATAATTATGATTCGTTCACCTATAATCTTTTTCAGTGTGTGGGAACCCTGGTACCTGATATATTGGTATACAGAAACGATAAGATAACAGTTCAGGAAATAAGAAAAATGAAACCGGAGCGGATTATAATCTCTCCCGGTCCGGGATATCCCGATGACGCCGGAATTTGTATTGAGCTAATCAGAGAGTTTTATAAGGAACTGCCGATTCTGGGGGTTTGCCTGGGACATCAGTCAATTGGCGAAGCTATGGGCGGAAAGACAATACATGCGCCGCGTCTGATGCATGGCAAGACGGACAGAATAAAAATTGTTGATAAGTCGTCCCGGGTATTTTCCGGATTTGTTGGAGATACGGCTGAGGTAGGCAGATATCATTCATTGGTGACTGATAAGGACTGTCTGCCGGAGTGTATGAAAGTCACGGCGGTAAGCGGAGACGGAGCGGTTATGGCAATGGAACACAAGGAGTATCCGCTGTTTGGAATGCAGTTTCATCCTGAATCAGTTCTGACTCCTGACGGACCAAAAATGATTGAGAACTTTTTAAGGATATAA
- the trpA gene encoding tryptophan synthase subunit alpha: MTNENRIDKKFSLLRDENKKALITFITFGDPDIETSKKLVLEMEKEGADLIEIGVPFSDPMAEGPVIQAANVRALKNEINLDKIFKAVSELRQETEIPLVFLMYFNSLLSYGIEDFFKNCAESGVDAVIIPDLPFEESGEIYDYTVKYNVYQISMITPTSSEERAKKICQRAKGFLYCVSSMGVTGMRDGFGTDFDGVFSMLNKFTDMPKCLGFGISKPKHIEGLKHYCDGLIVGSAIVNQIAEGSTNDEKVEKVGALTKVLAEAAHK, encoded by the coding sequence ATGACTAATGAAAATAGAATAGATAAAAAATTCAGTCTGCTGAGAGATGAAAATAAAAAGGCGTTAATCACTTTTATTACTTTTGGAGACCCTGATATTGAGACGTCAAAAAAGCTGGTGCTCGAAATGGAAAAAGAAGGAGCCGACCTTATTGAGATAGGGGTTCCGTTTTCAGACCCAATGGCGGAGGGTCCGGTTATTCAGGCGGCGAATGTCAGAGCCCTTAAAAACGAGATAAATTTAGACAAAATATTTAAAGCGGTCTCAGAACTAAGACAAGAAACTGAAATACCGCTGGTATTTTTGATGTATTTTAATTCTCTGCTGAGTTATGGAATAGAAGATTTTTTCAAAAATTGCGCTGAAAGCGGCGTAGACGCGGTTATAATCCCTGACCTCCCGTTTGAAGAGAGCGGAGAGATATATGACTATACTGTAAAATATAATGTTTACCAGATTTCAATGATTACGCCGACTTCATCTGAGGAGAGAGCGAAAAAAATCTGTCAAAGAGCCAAAGGCTTTTTATACTGCGTATCATCAATGGGTGTTACGGGTATGAGAGATGGATTTGGTACTGATTTTGACGGAGTTTTCTCTATGCTTAATAAGTTTACGGATATGCCTAAATGTTTAGGATTCGGAATATCTAAGCCTAAGCATATTGAAGGCTTAAAACATTATTGTGACGGTCTTATAGTAGGAAGCGCAATTGTAAATCAGATTGCCGAAGGCAGTACAAATGATGAAAAAGTAGAAAAAGTGGGAGCATTAACGAAAGTGTTGGCAGAAGCTGCCCACAAATAA
- the spoVG gene encoding septation regulator SpoVG, translating into MQITDIRIRKINTEGRMKAVVSVTFDDAFVVHDIKVIEGQEGRLFTAMPSRKTPDGEYKDIAHPINSETRSELNDKILQKYQEILEETPEEEA; encoded by the coding sequence ATGCAAATTACCGACATCAGAATCAGAAAGATAAATACAGAAGGAAGGATGAAGGCGGTCGTATCCGTTACATTTGACGATGCGTTTGTAGTGCATGACATTAAAGTCATTGAGGGCCAGGAAGGCAGACTGTTCACAGCTATGCCGAGCAGAAAGACCCCTGACGGTGAGTATAAGGACATTGCACATCCGATTAACTCGGAGACAAGATCCGAATTAAATGATAAAATTCTTCAGAAGTATCAGGAAATTTTAGAAGAAACTCCTGAAGAGGAAGCTTAA
- the panC gene encoding pantoate--beta-alanine ligase, giving the protein MQIIKTPKELNDWAKKNKVNGKTIGLVPTMGYLHEGHKSLIQKSSSQNDLTVVSVFVNPAQFGENEDLDSYPRDLERDKTAAEEAGADIIFHPSAADMYPESYGTYVSVDSDITKILCGKSRPIHFRGVTTVVAKLFNITMADRAYFGQKDAQQLAVILRMVSDLNMNIEIVPCPIVRESDGLAMSSRNTYLSSEERKQALVLSKSLKKAEEAINNGEKDLKTIKDGIRKIISEAPLADIEYIEAYTFPGLSECGSIISEKTLIALAVRFGSTRLIDNIIADPK; this is encoded by the coding sequence TTGCAGATTATTAAAACCCCAAAAGAACTGAACGATTGGGCTAAAAAAAATAAAGTGAATGGTAAAACGATAGGTCTTGTTCCGACAATGGGCTATCTTCATGAAGGTCATAAATCACTTATTCAAAAAAGCTCGTCTCAAAATGACTTAACCGTTGTAAGCGTTTTTGTAAACCCTGCTCAATTTGGTGAAAATGAAGATTTAGACTCCTATCCGCGTGACTTAGAACGCGACAAAACAGCGGCAGAGGAAGCTGGAGCTGATATTATATTTCATCCAAGTGCGGCGGATATGTATCCTGAAAGTTATGGAACATATGTGAGTGTTGACAGTGATATTACAAAAATACTCTGCGGCAAAAGCCGCCCTATACACTTTAGAGGAGTAACAACTGTAGTTGCCAAACTCTTTAATATAACTATGGCTGACCGTGCATATTTTGGTCAAAAAGACGCACAGCAGCTTGCGGTTATACTCAGAATGGTCAGTGACCTTAATATGAACATAGAAATTGTTCCGTGCCCCATAGTCCGTGAAAGCGACGGTTTGGCTATGAGCTCAAGAAACACATATCTTTCGTCCGAAGAACGTAAACAAGCTCTGGTACTCAGCAAATCACTTAAGAAAGCCGAGGAAGCAATAAATAATGGCGAAAAAGATTTGAAAACCATAAAGGACGGTATTCGCAAAATTATTTCCGAGGCGCCGCTGGCTGATATCGAATATATAGAGGCCTACACTTTTCCGGGCTTGTCCGAATGCGGTTCTATTATTTCAGAAAAGACATTAATCGCACTGGCAGTCAGATTCGGCAGCACAAGACTGATTGACAATATTATCGCAGACCCAAAATAA
- the trpC gene encoding indole-3-glycerol phosphate synthase TrpC — MDILEKIVTKKKIYLENTKQKVSYKTLRSNVEHSFGNRKVISFYNALKDYEKISIIAEVKKASPSKGLIRPDLNHIAVAEAYLNSDVQAMSVLTETDFFLGRPEFISDIRKISNIPLLRKDFIIDEYQIYEAYMLGADAVLLIAAILDDTTLKEFMSIAESLGLDCLTEVHDIEEMKRVNNLGAKIVGINNRNLKTFEEDLHTTERLTAGLENRSEKAVVSESGIKNNTDLRYLETLGIDAVLIGESFMRRQDIAGAVSSMRGL; from the coding sequence ATGGATATACTTGAAAAGATTGTAACTAAAAAGAAAATATATCTTGAAAATACAAAGCAGAAGGTAAGCTATAAGACTTTGAGAAGTAATGTTGAACACTCTTTCGGAAACAGAAAGGTTATTAGTTTTTATAATGCGCTCAAGGATTATGAAAAGATATCAATAATTGCCGAGGTAAAAAAGGCGTCTCCTTCAAAGGGACTGATAAGGCCTGACCTGAATCATATTGCCGTAGCTGAGGCATATCTGAACTCTGATGTTCAGGCTATGTCCGTGCTCACTGAGACTGATTTCTTTCTCGGCAGACCTGAGTTTATCTCTGATATAAGAAAGATTTCTAATATACCGCTTCTAAGAAAAGATTTTATTATTGACGAGTATCAAATATATGAGGCATATATGCTCGGAGCTGACGCTGTTTTACTGATAGCCGCAATATTGGACGATACTACTCTTAAAGAATTTATGAGTATAGCTGAAAGCTTGGGGCTTGACTGCCTTACAGAAGTACACGATATAGAAGAAATGAAAAGGGTTAACAATTTGGGCGCAAAAATAGTTGGTATAAATAATCGTAACCTTAAAACCTTTGAAGAAGATTTGCATACTACAGAAAGATTAACAGCAGGTTTGGAAAACCGTTCTGAAAAGGCAGTGGTTTCTGAGAGTGGTATAAAAAATAACACGGATTTGCGCTATCTTGAGACTTTGGGTATCGATGCGGTTCTGATTGGCGAGAGCTTTATGCGGCGGCAGGATATTGCAGGAGCAGTCAGCTCAATGCGCGGATTATAA
- the trpE gene encoding anthranilate synthase component I: MFYPTFEQVQEYADKGYDLIPVSLSIFADMDTPISAFRKLETDKYCFLLESVEGNEMTNRYSFIGRNPFLTFKSYGDKVVLTDFNGVQTVKRGNPLDILSEYSEKYKSPIIEGLPEFSGGAVGCFSYDLVRLSENLPNVPEDDLEQPDMHFMFTDEIIAFDNKKKKLVLMVNIHPGDNLKFRYDRAVERLMEIRNELNSPLPELNEPKNGFRGSSKPKSNVTKSEFCNSVEKAKEYIKNGDIFQVVLSQRFEIENYSDPFNAYRAIRVINPSPYMYYLKFDNCQIAGASPEMLVRVENGIVQNSPIAGSRPRGETEELDRHNEFELIADPKENAEHIMLVDLGRNDLGKVCEFGSVNVKRLKYIQRFSHIMHMTSDVEGVLRQDKNRFDALKSVLPAGTLSGAPKVRAMEIIDELENRKRGFYGGAIGYIGFGGSLDSCITIRTALFKDNKAYVQAGAGIVYDSVPETEYTETLNKAMAMIDAIEKAGEL, translated from the coding sequence ATGTTTTATCCCACTTTTGAACAGGTTCAGGAGTATGCTGATAAGGGCTATGACCTGATACCTGTATCATTGTCAATTTTCGCTGATATGGATACGCCCATATCGGCTTTCAGAAAACTTGAAACTGATAAATACTGCTTTTTGCTGGAGTCGGTGGAAGGAAATGAAATGACCAATAGATATTCTTTTATTGGGAGAAATCCGTTTTTAACCTTTAAGAGTTATGGTGATAAAGTTGTTTTGACCGATTTTAACGGGGTTCAGACCGTAAAGAGAGGAAATCCGCTTGATATTTTAAGTGAATACTCTGAGAAGTATAAATCCCCAATAATTGAGGGGCTGCCGGAATTCAGCGGCGGCGCTGTAGGATGTTTCTCCTACGATTTGGTGAGACTTTCGGAAAATTTGCCGAATGTTCCTGAGGACGATTTGGAGCAGCCTGATATGCACTTTATGTTTACGGATGAGATTATAGCTTTTGATAATAAAAAAAAGAAGCTGGTGCTCATGGTAAATATTCATCCCGGCGACAACTTAAAGTTTAGATATGACAGAGCCGTAGAGAGGCTCATGGAAATAAGAAATGAATTGAACTCTCCGCTTCCTGAGCTGAATGAACCTAAAAATGGGTTTAGGGGGAGCTCTAAGCCTAAAAGCAACGTTACTAAATCAGAGTTTTGCAATAGCGTTGAAAAAGCGAAAGAGTATATAAAGAACGGCGATATTTTTCAGGTGGTGCTGTCACAGAGGTTTGAAATTGAAAATTACAGCGACCCTTTTAATGCCTATAGAGCCATAAGGGTGATAAACCCGTCGCCGTATATGTATTACTTAAAGTTTGACAACTGTCAAATAGCCGGCGCGTCTCCCGAGATGCTTGTGAGAGTTGAGAACGGGATTGTTCAGAACAGTCCGATAGCAGGTTCCAGACCGCGCGGTGAGACTGAAGAACTTGACAGACACAATGAGTTTGAACTGATAGCTGACCCAAAAGAGAATGCTGAACATATAATGCTGGTTGACTTGGGCAGAAATGATTTGGGTAAGGTTTGTGAGTTTGGGAGCGTTAATGTTAAACGTCTAAAATATATACAGAGGTTTTCACATATCATGCATATGACATCTGACGTTGAGGGTGTTCTGAGGCAGGATAAGAATCGGTTTGACGCATTAAAAAGTGTTCTTCCGGCAGGCACACTGTCAGGGGCGCCAAAAGTCAGAGCAATGGAGATAATTGACGAGCTGGAAAACAGGAAGCGAGGATTTTATGGAGGAGCGATAGGATATATCGGATTCGGAGGAAGCCTTGATTCCTGTATAACCATAAGAACCGCATTGTTTAAAGACAACAAGGCTTATGTTCAGGCCGGGGCCGGAATAGTATATGATTCAGTGCCCGAGACAGAGTATACAGAAACGCTGAACAAGGCTATGGCAATGATTGACGCGATTGAAAAGGCGGGTGAACTTTAA
- the panB gene encoding 3-methyl-2-oxobutanoate hydroxymethyltransferase — MSKQTTNKPITTKIIKNMKGAEKISMLTAYDYSMAKLVDRAGIDMILVGDSLGNVMLGFDNTTHVTMSDMLHHTKSVARGAEHCMVVADMPFLSCHLGVYEAVKNAGALISEGNAGAVKLEGGTEVCEIIKAITDAGIPVVGHLGLTPQSVNQLGGFGVQAKTQDAADKLLEDAKAVEAAGAFCLVLECIPAELAKKVTDSLSIPTIGIGAGSDCDGQVLVLHDMLGMFDDYIPSFVKQFAQVGKEITAGVTSYISEVKNGSFPVLKK; from the coding sequence ATGTCTAAGCAAACAACTAACAAACCTATAACAACTAAAATAATAAAAAATATGAAGGGCGCTGAAAAAATATCTATGCTTACCGCCTATGATTATTCTATGGCAAAACTTGTAGACAGAGCCGGGATAGATATGATACTCGTCGGCGATTCCCTCGGCAACGTAATGCTCGGATTTGATAACACCACCCATGTTACAATGTCGGATATGCTTCACCACACAAAATCTGTAGCGCGCGGCGCTGAACACTGTATGGTAGTAGCTGATATGCCGTTTCTTTCATGCCACTTAGGAGTTTATGAGGCGGTGAAAAACGCCGGCGCATTAATTTCAGAAGGTAACGCCGGCGCCGTTAAGCTTGAGGGCGGAACCGAAGTATGCGAAATAATAAAGGCGATAACAGATGCCGGAATCCCCGTAGTAGGACACCTTGGACTGACTCCGCAGAGCGTAAATCAACTGGGCGGATTCGGTGTTCAGGCAAAAACACAGGACGCAGCTGACAAACTGCTTGAGGACGCCAAAGCAGTGGAAGCCGCAGGAGCTTTCTGCCTGGTGCTTGAATGTATACCAGCCGAACTGGCGAAAAAAGTTACTGACTCTTTGTCTATACCCACTATAGGTATTGGAGCCGGATCTGACTGCGACGGACAAGTTCTTGTTCTCCACGATATGCTTGGAATGTTTGACGACTATATTCCATCATTTGTTAAACAATTTGCTCAAGTAGGAAAAGAGATTACGGCGGGAGTTACGTCCTATATATCAGAAGTTAAAAACGGAAGTTTTCCTGTTTTAAAAAAATAA
- the panD gene encoding aspartate 1-decarboxylase → MFIEVMNSKIHRAKVTDANLNYIGSVTIDEDWMDEVGILTNQQVHIVNVTNGERLVTYAIPGERGSGTVCLNGAAAHKASVGDTVIIIAYASMDYEEAKHHKPNVKFIPGSIPE, encoded by the coding sequence ATGTTTATAGAAGTTATGAATTCAAAAATTCACAGGGCAAAAGTTACGGATGCAAACCTTAACTACATAGGTTCTGTTACTATAGACGAAGACTGGATGGATGAGGTGGGCATTCTTACCAACCAACAAGTTCATATCGTTAATGTTACAAACGGCGAACGGCTTGTGACATATGCTATTCCGGGAGAAAGAGGAAGCGGAACCGTCTGTCTGAACGGGGCTGCCGCACACAAAGCTTCTGTTGGCGACACAGTAATCATTATAGCTTATGCTTCTATGGATTATGAAGAAGCAAAACACCATAAACCGAACGTAAAATTTATTCCGGGAAGCATACCTGAATAA
- the trpB gene encoding tryptophan synthase subunit beta, giving the protein MNNVVENGRFGEFGGQYAPETLMFALNELEAEYNKAKNDPEFIKELEFYFREYANRPSGLYYAERMTKDLGGAKVYLKREDLNHTGAHKINNVLGQTLLAKRMGKKKIIAETGAGQHGVAAATAAALFGMECTVYMGEEDMKRQELNVFRMRLLGATVRSVTSGTMTLKDACNEAMRAWAAEAADTFYVLGSAVGPHPYPMIVRDFQSVIGREIKEQILEKEGRLPSAVVACVGGGSNAIGTFFDFIEDNEVRLIGAEAAGDGVDTERHAATIAKGDVGVLHGMKSLFLQDNSGGIMEVYSISAGLDYPGIGPEHAYLKELGRAEYYPITDKEAVDAFCYLTRTEGIIPAIESSHAVAQAMKLIPGMSKDDIVVITISGRGDKDVKSVARFMGVDIND; this is encoded by the coding sequence ATGAATAATGTAGTTGAAAACGGCAGGTTTGGAGAATTCGGCGGTCAATATGCTCCTGAAACTCTTATGTTCGCCTTAAACGAGCTGGAAGCAGAGTATAACAAGGCGAAAAATGACCCTGAATTTATTAAGGAACTGGAGTTTTACTTTAGAGAGTATGCCAATCGTCCGTCCGGGCTTTATTATGCCGAAAGAATGACAAAGGATTTGGGCGGTGCTAAGGTTTACTTAAAGCGCGAGGATTTGAACCATACTGGGGCGCATAAAATCAATAATGTTTTAGGGCAGACTCTGCTTGCCAAGCGTATGGGAAAGAAAAAGATTATCGCTGAGACAGGCGCCGGACAGCACGGAGTGGCCGCTGCCACTGCCGCGGCATTGTTCGGTATGGAATGCACGGTCTATATGGGCGAGGAAGACATGAAGCGCCAGGAACTTAACGTTTTCAGAATGAGACTGCTTGGGGCGACAGTGCGTTCGGTTACCTCAGGAACCATGACGCTGAAAGACGCCTGCAACGAGGCTATGAGAGCGTGGGCGGCAGAGGCGGCTGATACTTTTTATGTGCTTGGTTCTGCGGTAGGACCTCATCCGTATCCTATGATAGTCAGAGATTTTCAGAGCGTTATAGGCAGAGAGATAAAAGAGCAGATTTTGGAAAAAGAAGGCCGGCTTCCCAGTGCGGTAGTGGCATGTGTCGGAGGCGGAAGCAACGCAATCGGAACATTTTTTGATTTTATCGAAGACAACGAGGTTCGTCTGATAGGCGCAGAAGCGGCCGGTGACGGAGTGGATACAGAACGCCACGCGGCGACAATTGCCAAAGGTGACGTTGGGGTTCTGCATGGAATGAAGTCGTTGTTTTTACAGGATAACAGCGGAGGAATTATGGAAGTATATTCTATATCAGCCGGATTGGATTATCCTGGGATAGGACCTGAACACGCATATCTAAAAGAACTTGGCAGAGCTGAATATTATCCGATAACCGATAAAGAAGCTGTCGATGCGTTCTGTTATCTGACAAGGACAGAGGGGATAATTCCGGCTATTGAAAGCTCTCATGCGGTGGCACAGGCGATGAAGCTGATTCCGGGCATGAGTAAGGATGATATTGTTGTAATTACTATATCAGGACGCGGCGATAAGGATGTAAAATCCGTTGCCAGATTTATGGGGGTTGATATAAATGACTAA